In a single window of the Acidobacteriota bacterium genome:
- a CDS encoding chitosanase: MFLSNEKFTNFTSEDLAKALAIVNIFETSRPIGNFTACVVLGDGAGVSYGISQFTHRSGSLAKVVERYLATGADAGRTKLRASLPLLRKTSVAAIRMLAADAAFKNALRAAGRTPEMQRVQIEAAFDLYLSPAIEVCRRYGFREPLSLAVIYDSLNHGSWERIAARVRTKRSSERLWITDYVRKRHLWLTNVPRLAATNYRTRFFLGEIERGNWALRLPLRVHGYRLTERSLPKIHAATPHIAETADTPISETEAGIFDGIHQAAEEVRTRADSVKSLWATVGGTAWQAAWAAASALLEIPREVWIVAAVIAGVLVLAYIYRQTLLGRIREEKCRT; encoded by the coding sequence ATGTTTTTATCAAACGAAAAATTTACAAATTTCACTTCCGAGGACCTCGCAAAGGCGCTGGCGATCGTGAATATCTTTGAGACGTCGCGGCCGATCGGCAACTTCACGGCGTGTGTGGTGCTGGGCGACGGAGCCGGCGTTTCATACGGCATCAGCCAGTTCACGCACCGTTCGGGCTCGCTGGCAAAGGTCGTCGAACGATATCTCGCGACCGGTGCCGACGCGGGCAGAACAAAGCTGCGTGCATCGCTGCCGCTGCTCAGAAAAACGTCCGTTGCCGCGATCAGAATGCTTGCCGCGGACGCTGCTTTCAAGAACGCTCTTCGTGCCGCAGGCCGCACGCCCGAGATGCAGCGTGTTCAGATCGAGGCGGCGTTCGATCTATATCTTTCACCCGCCATTGAGGTCTGCCGGCGTTACGGTTTTCGCGAACCGCTGTCGCTCGCGGTCATTTACGATTCGCTGAATCACGGTTCGTGGGAACGCATCGCCGCACGCGTGCGGACCAAACGCAGCAGCGAGCGGCTGTGGATCACAGACTACGTCCGCAAACGCCATCTGTGGCTGACGAACGTCCCGCGGCTCGCGGCGACGAATTACCGCACGCGTTTCTTCCTCGGCGAGATCGAGCGCGGCAATTGGGCGCTTCGCCTGCCGCTTCGGGTTCACGGGTATCGGCTGACAGAACGTAGCCTGCCGAAAATTCACGCGGCCACGCCGCACATCGCCGAAACCGCAGACACACCGATATCCGAAACAGAAGCCGGCATTTTCGACGGCATTCACCAAGCAGCAGAAGAGGTTCGCACGCGTGCGGATTCCGTGAAGTCTTTATGGGCGACGGTCGGCGGAACGGCGTGGCAGGCGGCGTGGGCGGCCGCGTCGGCTCTCCTGGAAATTCCGCGCGAGGTTTGGATCGTCGCGGCGGTGATCGCAGGCGTTCTGGTACTGGCATACATCTACCGGCAGACGCTTTTGGGACGCATCAGGGAGGAAAAATGCAGGACGTAA
- the terL gene encoding phage terminase large subunit, giving the protein MTKQRPSDEFPAWLAETSNWKWHRRHQRFLYRHLKRVTSGRCRRLMIFMPPRHGKSETVTIRYTAWRIERERTLKVILGCYNQRLANRFSRNIRRIAAERIGLARDSRAADEWETREGGGVRAVGVGAGVTGFGASLIVIDDPVKSRALAESPVYRENVWDWFNDDIYTRLEPKGTIILIQTRWHEDDLAGRLLKRMAEGGEKWDVVRLPAIAEENDPMRRKPGEALWPGRFSVSDLERIRAQQGSHSFESLYQQNPTPREGGIFKRHWFTRFVDSPPKHLRWVRGYDLAVSTKTSADYTASFLCGLDERTGELYIADGFRGQIEYPAQRRYVLSRLEAEPHVLHSIESSLHGKALLQDLRSDRRSAGRSLCGVDVDADKLTRSLGWAALAEEGKVVLVRGGWNEEFIDEVCSFPHGRHDDQVDAVSMAWRMIRKGRKKGLVAFD; this is encoded by the coding sequence GTGACAAAACAAAGACCGTCGGACGAGTTTCCGGCGTGGCTGGCGGAAACGTCGAACTGGAAATGGCATCGCCGGCACCAAAGGTTTCTTTACCGCCATCTGAAACGCGTAACTTCCGGCCGTTGCCGGCGGTTGATGATCTTTATGCCGCCGCGTCACGGCAAGAGCGAAACGGTGACCATTCGATACACGGCGTGGCGCATTGAGCGCGAGAGGACATTGAAAGTGATACTGGGCTGCTACAACCAAAGGCTCGCGAACCGTTTTTCGCGAAATATCCGCCGCATTGCCGCCGAGCGAATCGGCCTGGCGAGGGACAGCCGTGCGGCAGACGAATGGGAAACGCGCGAGGGCGGCGGCGTCCGTGCCGTAGGTGTCGGGGCGGGCGTTACAGGATTCGGTGCGTCGCTGATAGTTATCGACGACCCGGTGAAAAGCCGTGCTCTGGCCGAAAGCCCCGTCTATCGCGAGAACGTCTGGGATTGGTTCAATGACGATATTTACACTCGGCTCGAACCGAAAGGCACGATCATTCTGATCCAGACACGCTGGCATGAGGACGACCTCGCAGGCCGTCTGCTCAAACGCATGGCAGAGGGCGGCGAGAAATGGGACGTCGTCCGTTTGCCCGCGATCGCGGAAGAGAACGATCCGATGCGGCGCAAGCCCGGCGAGGCTCTGTGGCCCGGGCGTTTCAGCGTTTCCGATCTCGAACGCATACGCGCGCAGCAGGGCAGTCATTCATTCGAATCGCTCTATCAGCAAAATCCGACGCCCCGCGAAGGCGGCATCTTCAAACGACATTGGTTCACGCGTTTTGTCGATAGCCCGCCGAAGCATCTTCGCTGGGTCCGCGGATATGACCTTGCGGTCTCGACAAAAACGTCTGCCGACTACACGGCGAGTTTTCTGTGCGGACTCGACGAACGCACGGGCGAGCTGTACATAGCGGACGGCTTTCGCGGGCAGATCGAATATCCCGCACAGCGGCGTTACGTGCTGAGCAGGCTTGAGGCTGAACCGCACGTCCTTCACTCGATCGAAAGCTCTCTCCACGGCAAGGCTTTGCTGCAGGACCTTCGCAGCGACAGGCGTTCCGCCGGACGGTCGCTGTGCGGTGTCGATGTTGACGCGGACAAACTGACGCGTTCGCTCGGCTGGGCGGCATTGGCAGAGGAAGGCAAGGTCGTGCTGGTTCGCGGCGGCTGGAATGAGGAGTTCATCGACGAGGTTTGTTCCTTCCCGCACGGCCGGCACGACGATCAGGTCGATGCCGTCAGCATGGCTTGGCGAATGATCCGAAAAGGCAGGAAAAAGGGCCTCGTTGCCTTTGACTAA
- a CDS encoding phage portal protein encodes MKNNDIEKAITRIRSGAARYAKAERYYEGRHDLAFATEKFQNTFGSLFREFALNLCPIVCDAVRDKLRITGFSSEVENAGTAVRSVNAIWRRNRMETRAGEAHKEALRCGDAYVVVWPNARGEAVIHPNRAANMAVFYDDETPGVVTLAAKRWRVETGGERLNLYYADRIEKYSCGENGGEKFTRDAVVKNPFGVVPVFHFANNADIGSSGRSELDAAIPVQDGLNKSVLDMLVAMEFAAYRQRWAAGIELDLDQDGKPVAPFRAGVEHLWISENPDAKFGDFEAARLDQFLKVKDSFRVDMATVTGTPLHYFVQNASGFPSGESLRRAESRFLAKVRDRQAAFGEVWADVMSFALRIKTGRHAHLRTLWEDAAPPSEKERLGNLLLKRQLGIPQTRLLAEAGYGAAESDRKNEEEI; translated from the coding sequence ATGAAAAATAACGACATCGAAAAAGCAATAACACGCATTCGCAGCGGTGCCGCGAGATACGCGAAAGCGGAACGCTATTACGAAGGCCGGCACGATCTGGCATTTGCGACAGAGAAATTTCAGAACACCTTCGGCTCGCTGTTTCGCGAATTCGCACTCAATCTGTGCCCCATCGTCTGTGACGCGGTTCGCGACAAACTGCGGATCACGGGCTTTAGTTCCGAGGTCGAAAATGCGGGCACGGCGGTCCGCAGCGTCAACGCGATCTGGCGGCGCAACCGTATGGAGACGCGAGCGGGCGAAGCACATAAAGAAGCGCTTCGCTGCGGCGATGCATACGTCGTCGTCTGGCCGAATGCCCGCGGTGAGGCCGTTATACATCCGAACCGTGCGGCGAACATGGCCGTCTTTTACGACGACGAAACGCCCGGCGTCGTCACGCTCGCGGCAAAACGCTGGCGGGTCGAGACGGGCGGCGAGCGGCTGAATCTTTACTATGCCGATCGCATCGAAAAATACTCTTGCGGGGAAAACGGCGGCGAAAAATTCACACGCGACGCCGTGGTGAAGAATCCTTTTGGCGTCGTGCCGGTCTTTCATTTTGCAAATAACGCGGACATCGGCAGTTCGGGCCGTTCGGAGCTCGATGCCGCGATCCCCGTGCAGGACGGGCTCAACAAATCCGTGCTCGACATGCTCGTCGCGATGGAATTTGCGGCGTATCGCCAGCGTTGGGCCGCAGGGATAGAACTCGATCTGGACCAGGACGGCAAACCGGTCGCGCCGTTTCGTGCGGGCGTCGAACATCTGTGGATCTCGGAAAATCCGGACGCGAAATTCGGCGATTTTGAGGCCGCCAGGCTCGACCAATTCCTGAAAGTAAAGGACAGCTTCCGCGTCGATATGGCGACGGTCACAGGGACGCCGCTGCATTATTTCGTGCAGAATGCGTCGGGTTTCCCGAGCGGCGAATCGCTGCGGCGTGCCGAATCGCGATTCCTCGCAAAGGTGCGTGACCGGCAGGCGGCGTTCGGCGAAGTTTGGGCCGATGTGATGTCGTTCGCACTGCGTATAAAGACGGGCCGCCATGCGCATTTGCGGACACTGTGGGAAGACGCCGCGCCGCCGTCCGAAAAGGAAAGGCTCGGAAATCTATTGTTGAAACGTCAGCTCGGCATACCGCAAACGCGGCTTCTGGCCGAGGCCGGTTACGGTGCCGCTGAGTCTGATAGAAAAAATGAGGAGGAAATATGA
- a CDS encoding P22 coat protein - protein 5 domain protein produces MALSFIPTVWASRLLTALSASLVYGQRLVANRDYEGEIRSAGNTVKIASVGDVSIGEYTKDEDIDDPEVLTDDEQTLTIDQQRYFNFYVDSIDRAQQNVNVLDEAMGRSAWALRDVADRFLAGLMEQAVLPGNKIGSNATPIVPTKDDAYEYLVDLGVKLDEANVPIEGRFVVVPAWFHGLLLKDERFIRTGASGDRRLRNGEVGEAAGFSILKSNNVPAISGAKYKILAGHSMATAYVEQILDVQTYKPEKRFGDAVKGLHVYGAKVVRPSALACLIASKS; encoded by the coding sequence ATGGCATTGAGTTTTATACCGACAGTATGGGCTTCGCGGCTGCTGACCGCACTTTCGGCATCGCTGGTCTACGGCCAGCGTCTGGTCGCGAACCGCGACTACGAGGGCGAGATACGCTCCGCGGGCAACACCGTAAAGATCGCCTCCGTGGGCGATGTTTCTATCGGCGAATACACCAAGGACGAGGACATCGACGACCCCGAGGTGCTGACCGACGACGAGCAGACGCTCACGATCGATCAGCAGCGTTACTTTAATTTTTATGTGGACAGCATCGACCGCGCACAGCAGAACGTCAACGTGCTGGACGAGGCGATGGGGCGTTCGGCGTGGGCTCTGCGCGATGTGGCGGACCGATTTCTGGCGGGGCTGATGGAACAGGCCGTCCTACCGGGAAACAAGATCGGATCTAACGCCACGCCAATTGTCCCGACAAAGGACGACGCCTACGAATACCTCGTCGATCTCGGCGTCAAACTGGACGAGGCGAACGTGCCGATCGAAGGGCGTTTCGTCGTAGTGCCGGCGTGGTTTCACGGGCTGCTGCTCAAGGACGAGCGTTTTATCCGCACAGGTGCGTCGGGCGACCGGCGTCTGCGGAACGGCGAGGTCGGCGAGGCGGCAGGTTTCTCCATTCTGAAATCGAATAATGTGCCCGCCATCTCCGGTGCGAAGTACAAGATACTCGCCGGCCACTCGATGGCGACAGCCTATGTCGAGCAGATCCTCGACGTGCAGACGTACAAGCCCGAGAAACGTTTCGGCGACGCGGTCAAAGGCCTGCACGTTTACGGTGCAAAGGTCGTGCGGCCCTCGGCGTTGGCGTGTCTGATCGCAAGCAAGAGCTGA